The following coding sequences lie in one Arachis stenosperma cultivar V10309 chromosome 5, arast.V10309.gnm1.PFL2, whole genome shotgun sequence genomic window:
- the LOC130981404 gene encoding protein FAR1-RELATED SEQUENCE 3-like yields the protein MELFASKVYTWAVFKEVKKQIKGVATLLFWGRDSISTTCVYRFSRMEKPDKTHKVLYDSNEEKIKCECSMWNNEGIPCSRIFCIMKYEGLERIPHDLVLSRWCKDAKDCISKPLEVAKGHHGRLLRHGALCGATSLVAKLGSEDAADFVIARDGLANLAKALQRRVYDRVGSQLGLLSQDGIKDPEVSKTKGAPKKGKEPEPGSQGEDRSKRRCCTDCGAP from the coding sequence ATGGAGCTATTTGCATCAAAGGTGTATACATGGGCAGTGTTTAAAGAAGTAAAGAAACAAATTAAGGGCGTGGCGACATTATTGTTTTGGGGCAGGGACAGCATTAGCACAACATGTGTGTACAGGTTTTCTAGGATGGAAAAACCGGACAAAACACACAAGGTGTTGTATGATTCGAACGAGGAAAAAATTAAGTGTGAGTGTTCAATGTGGAATAATGAAGGGATTCCTTGTTCTCGTATCTTCTGTATAATGAAGTACGAGGGATTGGAAAGAATACCTCATGATCTTGTTTTGAGCAGGTGGTGCAAGGATGCAAAGGATTGCATATCAAAACCGTTGGAAGTTGCAAAAGGGCATCATGGACGGCTGCTTAGACATGGTGCCCTTTGTGGGGCGACGAGTTTGGTTGCCAAACTTGGGTCGGAAGATGCTGCAGATTTTGTTATTGCAAGGGACGGCCTTGCTAACCTCGCTAAAGCGCTTCAGCGCAGAGTGTATGACAGGGTTGGAAGCCAGCTTGGCCTATTATCGCAGGACGGGATCAAGGACCCAGAGGTGTCGAAGACAAAGGGAGCTCCAAAGAAGGGCAAGGAACCTGAACCTGGTAGTCAGGGTGAGGATCGGAGTAAGCGGAGATGCTGCACAGACTGTGGTGCTCCTTAG